A section of the Veillonella criceti genome encodes:
- a CDS encoding purple acid phosphatase family protein has translation MKRAGLTVSAIFVCLVMTFVWWSHDEVDGKDAGIWQDLVAGYHKYMPIPNSKPLHIRQLVTPDMSTRRIILWETKELQANSIIKYKIKGSSDDTIQTVYAVSEMFEDDKEKRYIYRVDLRDLEPNQDYVYQVGREGYTDDEWHSLSTKASKQFSALIFPDSQSKDYSQWANLVKTAYSQNPNVQFFANLGDLVDNGESASQWNAWFNAVNPMIANVPFAGVIGYHELYAHDSKLRAPLAYAHFFPFVQANSSLRREPYYSFDYGDVHFIVIDTEFDAVPELLRQDMITMELIWLTNDLEQSKGTWNVVLMHRDVLAYEEVQNPFSKSGFSDIGKTFMPIFEKYKVDLVLSGHYHMYRRHGHISEFKRSETGPYYIVSGVAGDIYYNEHWKPHPLDVYAPARDDKSNYLVLSRQGETLMVKAFWFDGTLFDEVVLRK, from the coding sequence ATGAAGCGTGCGGGCCTAACCGTAAGCGCCATTTTTGTGTGTCTTGTGATGACTTTTGTATGGTGGAGTCATGATGAGGTAGATGGAAAGGACGCGGGCATTTGGCAAGACTTAGTGGCGGGATACCACAAATATATGCCAATTCCTAATAGTAAGCCATTACATATACGTCAACTGGTAACCCCAGATATGAGTACGCGACGTATTATTTTATGGGAAACGAAAGAATTACAGGCAAATTCAATTATTAAATATAAAATAAAAGGTAGTAGTGATGATACGATTCAGACAGTGTATGCAGTGTCTGAAATGTTTGAGGATGACAAAGAGAAGCGATATATATATCGTGTAGATTTGCGCGATTTAGAACCTAATCAAGACTATGTGTATCAAGTAGGCCGTGAAGGATACACGGATGATGAGTGGCATTCATTAAGTACAAAAGCAAGTAAGCAATTTTCAGCCCTTATTTTTCCAGACTCACAGTCAAAGGATTATAGCCAATGGGCGAATTTAGTGAAAACAGCATATAGTCAAAACCCTAATGTGCAGTTTTTTGCCAATTTAGGCGATTTAGTAGATAATGGCGAATCGGCCTCGCAGTGGAATGCATGGTTTAATGCAGTCAATCCTATGATTGCTAATGTTCCTTTTGCCGGTGTGATTGGCTATCATGAGTTATATGCACATGATTCAAAATTACGTGCTCCTTTGGCTTATGCACATTTTTTCCCTTTTGTACAGGCCAATTCATCGTTGCGGCGTGAGCCGTATTACTCCTTTGATTATGGGGATGTTCATTTTATAGTAATCGATACTGAATTTGATGCTGTGCCTGAACTGTTACGGCAAGACATGATAACGATGGAACTTATTTGGCTGACTAATGATTTGGAACAGTCTAAGGGAACTTGGAACGTTGTGCTTATGCATCGTGATGTATTAGCGTATGAAGAAGTTCAGAACCCGTTTAGTAAGTCGGGATTCTCTGATATTGGCAAAACCTTTATGCCTATTTTTGAAAAGTATAAGGTTGATTTGGTATTATCTGGACATTATCATATGTATCGAAGGCATGGGCATATTAGTGAGTTTAAGCGCAGTGAAACAGGGCCTTATTACATAGTGAGTGGTGTTGCTGGTGATATATATTATAATGAGCATTGGAAACCTCACCCATTAGATGTATATGCACCAGCTAGGGATGATAAATCTAATTATTTAGTATTAAGTCGTCAAGGCGAGACCTTAATGGTAAAGGCCTTTTGGTTTGATGGTACTTTGTTTGATGAGGTGGTCTTACGTAAATAG